The following proteins are encoded in a genomic region of Candidatus Methylospira mobilis:
- a CDS encoding O-antigen ligase family protein: MTVILLAPAVAVFLGQLFRQQFSWPGFDSPLRFLLAIPILLALLRTRVNTPRMLHLSIPLSVFATWAIASYAPNLHWGEERLATSVADPLNFGRITLSLGLLSLASVNWTGIDQWGVKLFKVAAFILACYLSVRSASRTGWMAFPLVLILLAFTKGPQCRHPLWVKILATLATILASLLLYQHIDVVHDRLALGIREFADYRWNEVNPDTSVGLRISFARMGYHLFLMHPWGGWGDMGYFSAINTPEFAAFTSQFGRWGAVMSGFHNEITTNMVRSGVWGLCSSVALFLAPLLLFGSRLRASDKLTRNTAVVGFSYVIIELISAMTTEVFELKYTAALYALMLISLSAPLIALES; encoded by the coding sequence GCTTTCTGCTCGCAATTCCGATTTTGCTGGCGTTGTTGCGCACCCGTGTAAATACGCCGCGCATGCTGCATCTAAGCATTCCGCTTTCAGTCTTCGCAACCTGGGCCATCGCGTCTTACGCTCCCAACCTGCATTGGGGAGAAGAAAGACTGGCGACTTCGGTAGCGGATCCGCTCAACTTCGGCCGTATTACCCTGTCCCTGGGGCTGCTGAGCCTCGCGTCCGTCAATTGGACAGGAATTGATCAATGGGGAGTCAAGCTGTTCAAGGTTGCCGCATTCATCCTGGCTTGCTACCTGTCGGTACGTTCCGCCAGCCGAACCGGGTGGATGGCGTTTCCTCTTGTTCTGATCCTGCTGGCGTTCACCAAAGGTCCTCAATGCAGACATCCTTTATGGGTGAAGATCCTCGCTACGCTGGCAACGATACTGGCCAGTCTTTTACTTTATCAACACATTGATGTCGTACATGACAGACTGGCTTTGGGAATACGGGAGTTTGCCGACTACCGCTGGAACGAAGTTAACCCCGACACCTCGGTGGGACTGCGCATCTCTTTCGCGCGCATGGGCTATCACCTGTTTTTAATGCATCCCTGGGGCGGGTGGGGAGATATGGGCTATTTCTCAGCCATTAACACGCCCGAGTTTGCGGCTTTTACCAGCCAGTTCGGACGCTGGGGCGCCGTGATGTCAGGTTTTCACAATGAAATCACCACCAACATGGTGCGTTCCGGCGTCTGGGGTCTGTGCTCCAGCGTAGCGCTTTTTCTGGCGCCCCTTCTACTGTTCGGCTCGCGGCTGCGCGCCAGCGACAAACTGACCCGCAACACCGCCGTCGTCGGATTCAGCTATGTCATAATCGAGTTGATCAGTGCCATGACTACCGAGGTATTCGAGTTAAAATACACTGCAGCACTCTACGCGCTGATGCTGATCAGCCTGAGCGCCCCTCTCATCGCATTGGAATCGTAA
- a CDS encoding glycosyltransferase family 2 protein, whose product MSPPTVAITFACYNQVDYTRQCVDSMVRHGQDLSRLVVVDNCSHDDTRAYLRSLPLGGLIFNQDNLGCGVAWNQGVLALQADWSIIMNNDVLVSAGWLHNLIEAAEEYQLRVISPAMIEGALDYDFDAFAANAGVKMKQALRLGVGHAVCMAVHRSVWMEIGYFQPVPKLLGYEDTMFFHELDKAGIKPGITGRSWLHHYGSVTQTAMKLERGLSQKDELGYRYNHHLLRQSWLERKLKKLARTRQLKAWRDAEVRQFGFSMHGQRENESFHWL is encoded by the coding sequence ATGTCCCCTCCCACCGTCGCAATAACCTTTGCCTGTTACAACCAGGTCGACTACACTCGCCAATGCGTAGACAGCATGGTCAGGCATGGTCAGGATTTAAGCCGTCTGGTGGTTGTAGACAATTGTTCGCATGACGATACTCGCGCTTATCTGCGATCATTGCCGCTGGGTGGACTGATTTTCAACCAGGACAACCTCGGTTGCGGCGTTGCGTGGAATCAGGGCGTTCTGGCCTTGCAGGCGGACTGGAGCATCATCATGAACAATGATGTATTGGTATCGGCGGGTTGGCTTCACAATCTGATCGAAGCTGCCGAGGAGTATCAGTTGAGAGTGATCTCTCCTGCCATGATTGAAGGCGCGCTGGACTATGACTTCGACGCTTTTGCCGCAAATGCCGGCGTAAAGATGAAACAGGCCTTGCGGCTGGGAGTCGGGCATGCAGTCTGTATGGCTGTGCATCGTTCAGTGTGGATGGAGATTGGCTACTTTCAACCCGTCCCCAAGCTGTTAGGCTATGAAGACACCATGTTTTTTCACGAACTGGACAAAGCAGGAATAAAACCCGGCATCACCGGGCGCTCATGGCTGCATCACTACGGCTCGGTCACGCAAACCGCCATGAAGCTGGAACGAGGATTATCCCAGAAAGACGAACTCGGCTACCGTTACAATCACCATCTATTGCGACAGTCCTGGCTGGAGCGCAAGCTCAAAAAGCTGGCGCGTACCCGGCAACTCAAGGCATGGCGCGATGCCGAGGTCCGGCAATTCGGCTTCAGCATGCATGGGCAGAGGGAAAATGAGAGTTTCCACTGGTTGTGA
- a CDS encoding glycosyltransferase family 2 protein codes for MSIAVIVTTYQRPLALNCVLSSLAAQTRLPDEVIIADDGSGAETADLISIWQKKFPCPLQHVWQKNLGFRAARSRNRAVVASRSDYLIFLDGDCLVFPDFVAKHRALAETKHIVMGSRILCSQELTRRIEQQQEQPAHWGPFFWLQARLCKHVNRLLPLLMLPGHKWRKQKNKHWKGIRTFNLAVWRSDFFRVNGFDETFQGWGHEDADLAVRLLHSGVSRKHGQFALPVLHLWHTESDRSREAINRANLEQRLAKAQIRAQNGIDQYAAPHGAEAITEYAS; via the coding sequence ATGTCTATCGCCGTCATTGTCACCACCTATCAAAGACCGCTCGCGCTCAATTGCGTGCTTTCCAGTCTTGCCGCGCAAACTCGACTACCCGACGAAGTTATTATCGCCGACGACGGCTCCGGCGCGGAAACAGCCGATCTGATCAGCATCTGGCAAAAAAAATTTCCGTGCCCTCTGCAACACGTGTGGCAGAAAAATCTGGGGTTTAGGGCGGCTCGGTCGCGCAACCGTGCTGTGGTTGCATCGCGCAGCGATTATCTGATTTTTCTGGATGGCGATTGCCTGGTTTTTCCCGACTTTGTAGCCAAACACCGGGCTCTGGCCGAAACCAAGCATATAGTCATGGGTAGCCGCATTCTATGCTCGCAGGAACTCACCCGCCGCATAGAACAACAACAGGAACAACCGGCACATTGGGGCCCTTTTTTCTGGCTGCAAGCCCGGCTATGCAAGCATGTCAATAGGTTGTTGCCTTTGCTAATGCTACCAGGGCATAAGTGGCGCAAGCAGAAAAACAAGCATTGGAAAGGCATACGCACCTTTAATCTCGCTGTCTGGCGTAGCGACTTTTTCCGCGTCAATGGCTTTGACGAAACATTTCAAGGCTGGGGACACGAGGATGCCGATCTCGCGGTACGTCTTCTGCATAGCGGAGTATCGCGCAAGCACGGACAATTTGCGCTGCCCGTCCTACATCTCTGGCACACTGAGAGCGACCGCAGCCGTGAAGCAATCAATAGGGCAAATTTGGAGCAGCGGCTCGCAAAAGCGCAGATACGGGCGCAAAACGGGATTGACCAATATGCCGCCCCCCACGGCGCAGAAGCGATTACGGAATATGCATCCTGA
- a CDS encoding glycosyltransferase, translated as MNRPKILIVDAQIAGHHILWLGLVARSMLELGCDAVLLAHGDLDEVKSRINQLDGELLSVVTLAGFPRGRKTSVETYLSAVAAVFLQYRCDRIILNNFDTIASGLFRKVLLGYRPPQCLFGKINAIYHRPRPLDVTQKTLGNTWKRQGMRLLLHQGFFAGILLLDPFLIESSVEMYGAYSRFVFIPDPWRDNDEDPVCPPELVGAQTRGIRLLQYGVGDRRKGTELLVNALKQADADVPLTLIIAGFQRNTGLTDSLAGLKKPHSFVLIDRFISGAEEKFLLQYADYLTIPYLSHYGSSNILSKAAQYAKPVIASDYHLIGRLVGNYGLGVLFKDNDARALASAIESLSATSSCSEQLNNYRHQCSYQAFKKALASIMRFA; from the coding sequence ATGAATAGGCCTAAAATTCTGATTGTCGATGCTCAAATCGCCGGGCATCACATCCTGTGGCTGGGTCTGGTGGCGCGATCCATGCTTGAATTGGGCTGCGACGCTGTTTTGCTGGCGCATGGCGACCTTGATGAAGTAAAGAGCAGAATCAATCAATTAGACGGCGAGCTTCTTTCCGTAGTGACGCTGGCCGGTTTTCCGCGCGGGCGGAAAACGTCGGTGGAAACCTATTTGTCTGCGGTTGCGGCGGTGTTTTTGCAATATCGTTGCGACCGGATCATTCTGAATAATTTCGATACGATTGCGTCTGGTTTGTTTCGTAAGGTGTTGCTGGGTTATAGGCCGCCTCAGTGCTTGTTCGGTAAAATAAACGCGATATATCATCGTCCGCGCCCTCTAGACGTCACGCAGAAAACGCTGGGGAATACCTGGAAGCGCCAGGGAATGCGCTTGCTGTTACATCAAGGGTTTTTTGCCGGAATATTACTGCTCGACCCGTTTTTGATCGAAAGCTCCGTTGAAATGTACGGTGCTTATTCCCGCTTTGTATTTATTCCCGACCCGTGGCGCGATAACGACGAAGATCCGGTTTGTCCGCCGGAGTTGGTTGGCGCGCAGACCCGCGGAATACGGTTGCTGCAATATGGTGTTGGCGATAGGCGCAAGGGAACAGAATTGCTGGTAAACGCGCTAAAGCAGGCGGATGCAGATGTTCCGTTAACCTTGATAATTGCCGGGTTTCAAAGAAACACAGGGTTGACTGACAGTCTCGCTGGGTTGAAAAAACCGCATTCGTTCGTGTTGATCGACCGTTTTATCAGCGGTGCTGAAGAGAAATTTCTGCTGCAATACGCTGATTATCTAACGATACCTTATTTGTCGCATTATGGCTCATCCAATATATTATCCAAGGCGGCCCAATATGCGAAACCCGTTATTGCCAGCGATTATCATTTGATCGGGCGCCTGGTGGGGAATTATGGGTTGGGTGTCTTGTTTAAGGATAATGATGCGCGTGCGCTTGCTTCAGCAATCGAATCGTTGAGCGCAACTTCATCCTGTTCGGAACAGTTGAACAATTACCGTCATCAATGCTCCTATCAGGCGTTTAAAAAAGCGCTGGCAAGCATTATGCGCTTCGCATAG
- a CDS encoding glycosyltransferase family 2 protein → MRQLPVSVILIIKNEEHNLDRCLKSVHAFAGEIVAVLNDCTDNSEAILLRYGARVYHHQWQGFVNQKNLALSYARNDWVFSIDADEETTPALRNEMEKVVAENDERIAAVSFCRKTWLLDRWIKHGDWYPDRVVRLFRRDRARFEGNYLHEKLVVDGGILKSRENLLHYSFQTMYLFLAKNDSFTRAFIDANLGVKKFSMAGAIWRSFWKFFRGYFIKLGFLDGYPGFIIAVQQAYSTFFRYNMLLEYSLKDGPIYRDKEDE, encoded by the coding sequence GTGAGGCAATTGCCTGTTAGTGTTATTCTTATCATTAAAAATGAAGAGCACAATTTAGATCGTTGTTTAAAATCCGTTCATGCTTTCGCTGGCGAAATTGTTGCTGTACTTAACGATTGCACAGACAATAGCGAGGCTATTCTCTTGCGATATGGAGCGCGTGTTTATCACCATCAGTGGCAGGGATTCGTCAATCAAAAAAATCTTGCATTGAGTTATGCCAGGAATGATTGGGTTTTCAGTATTGATGCCGATGAGGAAACTACGCCGGCGTTGAGAAATGAAATGGAAAAAGTTGTTGCAGAAAATGATGAAAGAATTGCAGCGGTAAGTTTTTGCCGTAAAACCTGGCTGCTCGATCGCTGGATAAAGCACGGTGATTGGTATCCGGATCGCGTGGTTCGTCTGTTCAGAAGGGATCGTGCGCGTTTCGAAGGTAATTATCTTCATGAGAAGCTGGTGGTAGATGGCGGGATATTGAAGTCGCGTGAAAATTTATTGCATTACAGCTTTCAAACCATGTACTTGTTTCTTGCAAAAAACGACAGCTTTACCAGGGCGTTTATCGACGCCAACCTCGGTGTAAAAAAATTCAGCATGGCGGGCGCCATTTGGCGTTCGTTTTGGAAGTTCTTTCGTGGCTATTTTATCAAGCTGGGGTTTCTGGATGGATATCCGGGGTTTATTATTGCGGTGCAGCAGGCTTACAGTACTTTCTTTCGTTATAATATGCTTCTGGAGTATTCCTTGAAAGATGGGCCGATTTATCGTGATAAGGAAGATGAATAG